DNA sequence from the Bacteroidota bacterium genome:
GTAAAAAAATTCAAACAGGCGGGTGATCGCGTTCTGTTACGCGGACGTTTATTTCTTACTTCAGCACTGTAAATGGCTTCGAAACGGAGAACTGGCGGCCTTCAGCAACGACGAGGTATTTCCCCCCGGCAAGCGCGCTGGCATCGAGGGCAAAAGTGTGGGCAAGCGCTCCTTCCAGTTGGCCGTTGTAGATGACAGAGATTTGCCGGCCAAGCAGATCGTACAGTCCAATTGTCACGTCCTGGGTTTGGGCCAGGGTTAAAGTAAATCGGCCTTCCGGGTTGAGCGGGTTTGGATAGACAGCGCCTAAATGCGCAGCTGATGCCGTATGGATCAGTGCCACAGCTTGCGGACTGTAAGCAAAGGTGCCGTCGAAGTCGATCTGTTTGAGGCGAAATACGTGCCGGCCCGGTGGTTGTTCACCGACGTTGAACTGATAATCCTGGGCTTCAGTGGTGGTACCGGCGCCACGCACAAAGCCAAGCGCGGTGAAGACGCCATCTTTATACTGCTCGACCTCAAACCCTGCGTTATTCGTTTCAGATAGCGTACGCCAGTTCAACGTGACATCGTTGTTGTTTATCGTTGCAGCAAAGCCCGGTGCCAGTTCTACCGGCAAAACGGTCTCCCCTTCTGTTTCGAACACTTCATGAGAGGTCAACTCGGGGGTGCCTCCTTTCATGCCTGATCCTGAAGCAATGTAGATGTTGTCGTTATAGAAAATTGCCTGTGTACCGTGGCGTCCGACGCCCAGCGGATCCATGGTAACCCAGTCATTGGTCAGGGTATTGAGCGCGTGTACCTCGTCGTGTGCAAGGTCTCTCGTACTTTCACCGCCAATTACAACCACATAATTGCCTACTGCCACCGATGAAGCACCAGCTCTTGGTATGGGAAAATCGCTGGCACCCGGCAAGGTGCTCCATGAGCCGGCGTTAAAATCGTATACATCCACCTCTTCTACATTATCTCCATTGCTCCCGTTTCGCCCTCCGATCACATACAGCTTATTACCTACAACTGCTGCATGTACGTGGTCTCGTGCAAAAGGGGCTGAAGGCAATGTCGTCCAGGTATCAGTAACAGGATCATATTCGTCAAACTGGTTTTTGCGTACAGCACTTCCGCCATGCCCTCCTGTACTGCCTCCAACGAGATAAATCTTGCCGTTGTAATGCACTGCCCCGCCAGAACCGCGACGGCGAGATGCAGGAATGGTTGAGCCCACAACCCAGGTGTCTGTATTCACCGCATATTTCAGTACTTCTTCTACCGCATTTTCGTCAGGGAAGGTGTCTGTATAAGCAGATACGATGTAAATGGTATCACCAATGGCTACAGCCTGAAAGTGGTGCAGCTGCATATTGTCTGGCGGCAGCGAACCGGTGGTCCAGGTGCTGTCGGCAGGGTCGTATATTTCAACACGCCGGCTGCCGCGTCCGCCCATCAGATAGAATTTACCATTTGCCTCTACATACGCATTTTCATGCCGCGCCTGTAAGCTGTTCTGGTCGTTCAGGGTTCGCCATTGCAAGGCCCTTTTTTCCTGAAAAGTCTCGTAGGCGTACGATGCTCCAATTACAAAAAATGCAACAATAGAGATCAAAAGGATACGTACTGGTGCTGAAGAGCGATTAAGCATATGGGAATTATGGGAAGAAAAGATGCTTCCGACGTGTATTCGACGGCTGTCGGATACCAAACAAGTACTATGCCTCAACGCCTAAGCAAACAACGGAACAACGGAATGTTATTTATATCTCTTATCGTCGTCCCGTTGCACAACTTATGCAGTACGTTCGGTAAGTCCGCACAAAAAATACCACAAAGTTACCGCAGCTGCACGTACAGTTTGTAAATCTTTATCAACAAGTGGGTTTACTTCTACAAGATCCAATGATTTGACAAAAGGAGATTTGCCGGCTAGATATGCGGCTTCATAGACTAGTTTGAGGGGAATGCCGTCAGCTGCCGGCGCGCTTACGCCGGGTGCTTCCGCCTGATGCACAACATCCATATCAAGTGTCAACATCGTGGGCTGCTTCAGGTCGGTAAAATAGGTGTGCAAAAAGGCATGATCTATTTCATTTCGCCAATGGAACACACATCCCTTTTCCATTAAATATTGAATGTGGGCCTGGGCAACAGATAGTGGAGAGAGTCCCAAGACCGTATATCCGTGGCACACGTTAGCTCCGAATTCAAGCGCCTGAAAGAACGGTGATCCGGAATGCGCCTTTCCGTTTTTCAACGGACGTACATCAGCATGCGCATCGATATTGGTGATATGCACGGGTTGAGCGCTTTTTGCATAGCCCAGAAAATGCCCAAATGCAGTTTCGTGCCCGCCGCCCAAAACGATCGGGATGGTCTCTTGCTGCAACAGCGGTGCAAGCACTTCGCCGAGATGCTGCTGGTCCAGGTCCACATCCCCCGAAACTTGCACATTCCCCAGATCTGTAGTGCGCTTGAGTAATGCACAAAACGCCGCGTAATTTCTGCTGTCGGGTGTAAGCTTATACAGCATTTTGCGAATTGCACCTGGAGCATCCGCCGCTCCCGGTCGGCCTCCATTTAGTTTAACGCCGGCATCACTCGGAAAACCTACAAAGGCCACACGGGGCCGCTTTTTTTGCTCGACCAGCCAGTGCCCTAGCCGCAAATCATCAGGTGCGGTTGCTGGGGGTGCTATATCAACAGCGTGTATCATGCGGTGGTACCGCGTTGTAGTTCAGCAAAAACACCAGCACGGTGTACGACGCGACCGTCAATACAGGTCAGACAAGCCGCATTCGGCCGAAAGTGTCCCATCCAGTGATTCACATCAGGTGCATCAACAGCCACAAAATCTGCTTTAAAGCCAGGCGTAAGGGTGCCAACTGTGTTCTCCATGCCCAAGGCCTTGGCGGCGTAGTGCGTGGCGCCTTTCACGACCTCAGCTGGCGACATGTACTGCATGATACACGCCATATACATCGCAGCCGGCAGATGGTAGCTGGGTGCCGAGCCCGGGTTAAAGTCTGTTGCTACGGCAACGGGCACGCCGGCATCGATAAATGCTCTGGCCTGCATGGCTGGCTGGCGCAAGTTAAACGAGGCGAAAGGTAGGCTCACCGCTACTACGCCAGCTTCAGCCATCGCGCCAATGCCTTCCGGCGATGCATATTCAAGGTGATCAGCGGAGATGGCATTGAGACGGGCAGCAAGGGCAGCACCTCCCCCATCGTGCAACTGGTCCACATGCAACTTGGCGCGCAAACCGTGCCTTGCTGCGGCTGTACAGATTTCAACGGCTTCTTCAGGCAAGAACGCAGTTTCCTCAACAAAGACATCACAAAATGAGGCGAGTGCTTCAGCAGCCACCGCCGGCAGTATGTCTTTGACAATTAAATCGATGTATCCCCGCCTGTTTTCCCTGAATTCAGCCGGCACTATGTGCGCCGCGAGCAAGGTTGCCCGGACTCGTACAGGATGTTCTGCAGCGAGCCGCCGGTATACCCGTAAAACTTTGAGTTCATCTTCCAGGGTCAACCCGTATCCGGTTTTACATTCCACCGTGGTAATACCCAGCGCCATCATTTCATCCAAAAAACCGAAGGCCTTGTGGTACAACGCATCTTCCGAAGCAGTCCGCGTACTGGACACAGACGAGGCAATACCCCCGCCGGCTTTGGCAATTTCAAGATACGGCCGGCCGAGCGCACGCATTTCGAATTCGTCTGTCCGCCACCCGCCAAACGCGAGGTGGGTATGGCAATCTACAAGTCCGGGTAGCACTAACATGCCGTGTGCATCTGTTCGCTCAGCTTGCTCGAAGGCAGCCGGCAAGGCTGCTTGTGGCCCAACCCACTGTACGGTGTCACCTTCCCAGACGAGTGCAGCATCCCGAATGGTATGTATAGCACCCTGCTCGCCTTCCTGTGCGCTGGTCACCAGGCTCCCAATGTTTGCTAAAACCTGCATATTTACCTCAACGTACCAATGACCTGTTCTACAGCTGCCACGAGGTAGCCCGACTGAACCACTTCAGCACATTTGGTAAGGTCGTGTTTGAAGTAATAGTCTTTTTCACCATGTGGTACAATTCCTCTGATGAAGTTATGCGCCACTTCAATGCCTTTCCCCGGGGCCAGCGGTTTCCGGAAATCCAGGGCCTGCGCCGCGGTGAACAACTCTACGGCAAGAATTTGTTCTACGTTTTGCATGACCTGCAACAGTTTGAGCGCACCGATGCTGCCCATGCTAACATGGTCTTCTTGCCCGAGCGATGTAGGAATTGAGTCAACAGAGGCCGGGTGGCACAGCACTTTGTTTTCCGACACCAGTGCCGCAGCTGTGTATTGGGGGATCATAAAGCCAGAGTTGATACCCGTTTCCTGCATCAGCAACGCAGGCAGCCCATCATGCCCTTCCAACAGGAGATACGTGCGCCGCTCAGAAATACTGCCCAGTTCAGCCAACGCGATTGCAGCAAGGTCCAATACCAGCGCAAGGGGTTGTCCGTGAAAATTGCCTCCGCTGAGGATATCGCCATTGTGAAACACCAGCGGATTGTCAGTGACGGCGTTGATTTCGGTTTCCACAACCGCTGCAGCATGCCGGATGTTGTCGCGGCTTGCCCCGTGTACTTGCGGCACGCAGCGCAAACTGTACGGGTCCTGCACTTTGCCACAGTTACGATGGGACTCCAGAATTTCGCTGTCTAACAGCAGCCGGCGCACATTCTCTGCCACTTCTAACTGCCCTTTATGAGGACGCAGCTGGTGGATCCGGGCATCAAATGGCGCTACACTCCCCTGCAATGCCTCCAGACTCATCGCAGCAACAATATCTGCAAACTTCAGATAGCTGAATGCTTTTTGCAATACATGGGCCCCGTACGCCGTCATCAACTGTGTCCCATTGATCAGCGCCAGACCATCTTTAGCCCCAAGCGTCACCGGTGTCAGGCCTTCATGTTCGAGTACTGTTTCTGCCGGTACCACCTCCTTGCCCGCCACATCCCAGAAAAAACCATAGCCGATCAGCGGCAAAGCCATGTGCGACAACGGCGCGAGGTCACCCGAAGCGCCGACACTACCCTGCCGGGGAATGGCAGGAATCAGATCGCGGTCGGCAAAAAGCAGCAACCGCTCGAACGTCTGCGCAGAGACGCCTGAATACCCCTGTCCGAGTGCATGGATTTTCAATTGCAGCATAAGCCGGCATATGGGTTTGGGGATTAGCTCCCCTACCCCCACCGCATGAGACAGCAGCAGGTTATGCTGCAACGCAGAAACTTGTTCGCGGTCGATGCGCACATTTTTGAGGTACCCAAAACCGGTGTTAATCCCGTAATGGGCGTCTCCGCTGTCCAGCGCTTCATCAACCAGCGAACGGCTGTTATGGACCCTGCCGGCGTCCGCTTGCAGGGATGCAACGCGGCGATCAAGGTCTGCAGCCAGGTCCTCCATTGTAACCTGATGTAGAACAATGTCCTGAACTGTGTCCGTCATTCGCTTACCCGTTTATCATCGGCAGGTCAACCCCGCGCGCGTTTGCCGTGTCTACAGCCGTTTCGTAGCCGGCATCTGCATGACGCATCACGCCTGTACCCGGATCAGCGGTTAGAACGCGTTCCAGCCGGCGGCCGCCCTGGCTTGTGCCATCAGCCACGACAACCATACCTGAGTGCATCGAATACCCGATGCCTACCCCGCCGCCGTGATGCAGTGATACCCAGCTTGCACCACAAGCTGTGTTCAGCATCGCATTCAGCAGCGGCCAGTCAGCAATCGCATCTGATCCGTCTTTCATGTTCTCGGTCTCACGGTTGGGAGAAGCCACAGAGCCACAATCCAGGTGATCGCGACCGATGACAAGGGGCGCTTCTACTTTCCCTTTTTCCACCAGCCAGTTGAATCGCGCGCCAAGCTCAGCACGCTCTCCATACTCAAGCCAGCAGATGCGCGCCGGCAGGCCTTGAAAATGTACTTGTTCGCGCGCCTTGTGAATCCATCGCGCCAGCGCATCGTTTTTGGGGAAGGTTTCGAGCACCAGCTTATCGGTCTCGGCAATATCAGCCGGATTACCAGAGAGGGCCGCCCAGCGGAATGGACCTGAGCCGCGGCAAAAGAGCGGACGGATAAACGCCGGCACAAAACCCTCAATATCAAACGCATCCGCTTTCCCACGATGATCAGCCACCTGGCCGCGCAGGTTGTTGCCATAATCAAACGTTACCGCCCCTTTCTTTTGCAGTGCGAGCATGGCGTCAACGTGTACTACCATGGAGTCAAGCACAGCATCACGGTATCCCGCAGGGTCTTTTTCGCGCAGGAGCAGCGCGGCTTCCGTGCTCATACTGGCTGGCAGATAGCCAACCATCAAATCGTGCGCCGAGGTCTGGTCGGTGAGTACATCTGGTACAATGTCGCGGCGTACCAGCTCGGGCAATACTTCCGCGATGTTGCCTACGAGGCCGGCGGAAAAGGCTTCGCCGGCTTCACGCGCCTGCAGCACGCGGGTCAGCGCTTCATCGAGATTATCATAGAGGGCGTCGCAGTACCCCGAGTCCACCCGGCGCTGGATGCGGGAAGCGTCAACATCAACGCCAAGAAAGGCGGCGCCATTCATCGTTGCAGCGAGCGGCTGCGCCCCTCCCATGCCCCCAAGTCCGCCCGTAACCACAAGCTTGTGTTTCATCGATCCGCCAAAGTGCTGGCGGGCGCATTCAGCAAAGGTCTCGTAGGTACCCTGCAGGATGCCCTGGGTGCCGATATAGATCCATGAGCCGGCGGTCATCTGTCCGTACATGGTGAGGCCGAGGGCTTCGAGCCGGCGAAACTCATCCCAGGTACCCCACTTCGGAACGAGGTTCGAATTCGCAATCAACACACGCGGTGCTTCGCTGTGTGTACGAAACACACCCACGGGTTTGCCGCTCTGAACAAGCATGGTCTCGTCGTTGCGCAGCCGTTGCAACGTTTTGATGATGGCTGTATAACTTTCCCAGTTACGGGCAGCTTTTCCGCTGCCGCCATACACAATCAGGTTATCAGGGTGTTCAGCAACTTCCGGGTCAAGGTTGTTCATCAACATGCGCATGGCGGCTTCCTGGTGCCAGCCTTTGCAATGCAGGGTGGTCCCGCGCGGCGCACGAATGGTTTTTGTGCTTGTATTCATCTTTTTCAGGATTTGTCTTTAAGCCAGGGGTACCAATAAATAAAAGAAATGCAGGCGGGCCAGGTAAAGATGGATTGGCAAGAATACAGACGTATATTCTTAACGATCAATGGTATTTCAACAATAACACCTTCGATTCCAAAAATGCATATGGATGAATTGAATGGCCGTATTCTGGCCCACTTACAAAAACAGGGCCGGGCGAGTTATGCACAGATTGGTAGATCGGTAGGGCTGTCTGCACCGGCGGTGAAAGAACGGGTGCAGAAAATGGAGGACGCCGGCATCATCACCGGGTACCGGGCCATGGTGGATCCAGAGAAAATTGGGTATACGACGCGTTCTATTGTCCACTTGCAAGTCGACCGCAACCTGTTTGGGCCAGCCATCAAAAAGCTCGACGCTATGCCGGAAGTGCTCGAGTGTTACCGCACAACCGGGACTAGCTCGCTTATTATGCTGACCACCTTTTCCTCCATGGCACACATGGAGCAATTCCTCAACAGACTGATGGAAATTGGTGAGCCTGTGTCGTCGGTGGTGCTTTCACATCCGATTAAAGGTAAGATCTTTCAGCCGCTGGACACATGATGGTTGCACGTTGTTGGTTGCGGGCAGGGTTTAATTGATAGCAGCCAATGCTTGCTTTGATGAATTGACCGCTTCCGCTCTTTTCATTTGGAAAAAGCCTCTGTTCAGGCAGTTTGCATAAACATGAGTGTCGGTGATGAAATTGTTGCCACACTGGTTACTCCGACGAATGGAATACTTGTAATCTCCAGAATTATAGTCATACGCATCCCAGCCCCAGTCTTCTTCTCCGATTACAGAATAGAACTGGTAATAGGTATCGTTCCAGACATTAAAGGGGATTTGTTGTGTCTCGACGCCTTCCATATCCGTGCTCAACACGGTTACCTGACGGGTCGTGTCTTCCCGTACACCCGGGAAGTTACTGTGGTCGATGGATTCACGAAAATAGCGAAGCGAACCGTCCATTTTGTAACTCAGCAGCCCGCCTCCCAGCAAGCCGGCATAAACAAAGGAGTGAGATCCATCCGTAACGCCCTCGCCCATAAAGCCCATCCCATGTCCGGGATAAGGTATACCTTGAAGCGCTACTTTAATGTTTGTAAGCACACCAAATGCATCCTGTTTTTTCATGCGTGGTGAATAGCTGTGAAAGAGGCCTTCATTGTCTTCGTAATTGGCGATCACAAAAGCCCCATCATCAGCAACAATTGGCGTCCCCAGGCCTGGCATGTCCAGGTCACTGAGCCGTTCTCCTGCGCTTGTATATCTGACAATTTTACCCTTTTCAATATTTGCAATCCAAAGCACCTCATCAGACACCAGACGCAATACCGGGCGGCCATTACGCTTCTGCTCTACATCAATTTCGATTGCAAACTGCAGCGTACCATCAGCAATGCTGAACTTCCGGAGCGTAAAGGTCTCTTTATCGAATAAATACAGATAGTCTTCAGCAGCATCCACAACAGCTGCCACAGGAGCCGGCGATATGCGTTCAGCCGGCGTATCTTCAGTTGCCGCTTCCG
Encoded proteins:
- a CDS encoding kelch repeat-containing protein, with protein sequence MLNRSSAPVRILLISIVAFFVIGASYAYETFQEKRALQWRTLNDQNSLQARHENAYVEANGKFYLMGGRGSRRVEIYDPADSTWTTGSLPPDNMQLHHFQAVAIGDTIYIVSAYTDTFPDENAVEEVLKYAVNTDTWVVGSTIPASRRRGSGGAVHYNGKIYLVGGSTGGHGGSAVRKNQFDEYDPVTDTWTTLPSAPFARDHVHAAVVGNKLYVIGGRNGSNGDNVEEVDVYDFNAGSWSTLPGASDFPIPRAGASSVAVGNYVVVIGGESTRDLAHDEVHALNTLTNDWVTMDPLGVGRHGTQAIFYNDNIYIASGSGMKGGTPELTSHEVFETEGETVLPVELAPGFAATINNNDVTLNWRTLSETNNAGFEVEQYKDGVFTALGFVRGAGTTTEAQDYQFNVGEQPPGRHVFRLKQIDFDGTFAYSPQAVALIHTASAAHLGAVYPNPLNPEGRFTLTLAQTQDVTIGLYDLLGRQISVIYNGQLEGALAHTFALDASALAGGKYLVVAEGRQFSVSKPFTVLK
- a CDS encoding formimidoylglutamase, translated to MIHAVDIAPPATAPDDLRLGHWLVEQKKRPRVAFVGFPSDAGVKLNGGRPGAADAPGAIRKMLYKLTPDSRNYAAFCALLKRTTDLGNVQVSGDVDLDQQHLGEVLAPLLQQETIPIVLGGGHETAFGHFLGYAKSAQPVHITNIDAHADVRPLKNGKAHSGSPFFQALEFGANVCHGYTVLGLSPLSVAQAHIQYLMEKGCVFHWRNEIDHAFLHTYFTDLKQPTMLTLDMDVVHQAEAPGVSAPAADGIPLKLVYEAAYLAGKSPFVKSLDLVEVNPLVDKDLQTVRAAAVTLWYFLCGLTERTA
- the hutI gene encoding imidazolonepropionase; the protein is MQVLANIGSLVTSAQEGEQGAIHTIRDAALVWEGDTVQWVGPQAALPAAFEQAERTDAHGMLVLPGLVDCHTHLAFGGWRTDEFEMRALGRPYLEIAKAGGGIASSVSSTRTASEDALYHKAFGFLDEMMALGITTVECKTGYGLTLEDELKVLRVYRRLAAEHPVRVRATLLAAHIVPAEFRENRRGYIDLIVKDILPAVAAEALASFCDVFVEETAFLPEEAVEICTAAARHGLRAKLHVDQLHDGGGAALAARLNAISADHLEYASPEGIGAMAEAGVVAVSLPFASFNLRQPAMQARAFIDAGVPVAVATDFNPGSAPSYHLPAAMYMACIMQYMSPAEVVKGATHYAAKALGMENTVGTLTPGFKADFVAVDAPDVNHWMGHFRPNAACLTCIDGRVVHRAGVFAELQRGTTA
- the hutH gene encoding histidine ammonia-lyase; the protein is MTDTVQDIVLHQVTMEDLAADLDRRVASLQADAGRVHNSRSLVDEALDSGDAHYGINTGFGYLKNVRIDREQVSALQHNLLLSHAVGVGELIPKPICRLMLQLKIHALGQGYSGVSAQTFERLLLFADRDLIPAIPRQGSVGASGDLAPLSHMALPLIGYGFFWDVAGKEVVPAETVLEHEGLTPVTLGAKDGLALINGTQLMTAYGAHVLQKAFSYLKFADIVAAMSLEALQGSVAPFDARIHQLRPHKGQLEVAENVRRLLLDSEILESHRNCGKVQDPYSLRCVPQVHGASRDNIRHAAAVVETEINAVTDNPLVFHNGDILSGGNFHGQPLALVLDLAAIALAELGSISERRTYLLLEGHDGLPALLMQETGINSGFMIPQYTAAALVSENKVLCHPASVDSIPTSLGQEDHVSMGSIGALKLLQVMQNVEQILAVELFTAAQALDFRKPLAPGKGIEVAHNFIRGIVPHGEKDYYFKHDLTKCAEVVQSGYLVAAVEQVIGTLR
- the hutU gene encoding urocanate hydratase; translated protein: MNTSTKTIRAPRGTTLHCKGWHQEAAMRMLMNNLDPEVAEHPDNLIVYGGSGKAARNWESYTAIIKTLQRLRNDETMLVQSGKPVGVFRTHSEAPRVLIANSNLVPKWGTWDEFRRLEALGLTMYGQMTAGSWIYIGTQGILQGTYETFAECARQHFGGSMKHKLVVTGGLGGMGGAQPLAATMNGAAFLGVDVDASRIQRRVDSGYCDALYDNLDEALTRVLQAREAGEAFSAGLVGNIAEVLPELVRRDIVPDVLTDQTSAHDLMVGYLPASMSTEAALLLREKDPAGYRDAVLDSMVVHVDAMLALQKKGAVTFDYGNNLRGQVADHRGKADAFDIEGFVPAFIRPLFCRGSGPFRWAALSGNPADIAETDKLVLETFPKNDALARWIHKAREQVHFQGLPARICWLEYGERAELGARFNWLVEKGKVEAPLVIGRDHLDCGSVASPNRETENMKDGSDAIADWPLLNAMLNTACGASWVSLHHGGGVGIGYSMHSGMVVVADGTSQGGRRLERVLTADPGTGVMRHADAGYETAVDTANARGVDLPMING
- a CDS encoding Lrp/AsnC family transcriptional regulator — translated: MDELNGRILAHLQKQGRASYAQIGRSVGLSAPAVKERVQKMEDAGIITGYRAMVDPEKIGYTTRSIVHLQVDRNLFGPAIKKLDAMPEVLECYRTTGTSSLIMLTTFSSMAHMEQFLNRLMEIGEPVSSVVLSHPIKGKIFQPLDT